The following are encoded together in the Lathyrus oleraceus cultivar Zhongwan6 chromosome 3, CAAS_Psat_ZW6_1.0, whole genome shotgun sequence genome:
- the LOC127130057 gene encoding uncharacterized protein LOC127130057, protein MSDSPSAEPSNPNRKDPVADSANTPHAGRPKETVSGFSSAIALEERTKKGSRYVHNDIATMVTGILSGNHKVLGVSIPLNTIEPDSVTDQENIESLGKNISDDVEQTDDHKESNVDKPLDNVTGEEVHVTHDVSDNPNCEAETVYLEEFSDNELLSSVLPSIAKRVRTRRKKKTVAQRSPRKKIDVPTSSKTKMAVESSPKRKGHGPDKSWSKVVPKKKKTKWKYVYQKRLALERELAQNVLDCKDIMDLIHEAGLMKTVTQFSKCYKMLVKEFIVNLSEECADGKSKEFRKVYVRGKCVNFSPSVINKYLGRPDVAQPELEVTDNKICQVITAN, encoded by the exons ATGTCTGATTCTCCTAGCGCTGAACCAAGCAACCCTAACAGAAAAGATCCTGTTGCTGACTCTGCGAATACCCCACATGCAGGAAGACCTAAAGAAACTGTATCAGGCTTCTCCTCAGCCATCGCTCTTGAGGAACGTACCAAAAAAGGTTCCAGGTATGTTCACAATGACATTGCCACTATGGTGACTGGAATACTATCTGGTAATCATAAGGTCCTTGGGGTTTCCATTCCCTTAAACACTATTGAACCTGATAGTGTTACCGATCAAGAAAATATTGAGTCTTTAGGAAAGAATATCTCTGATGATGTTGAGCAAACTGATGATCATAAGGAGTCAAATGTTGACAAACCCTTAGATAATGTGACTGGTGAGGAAGTTCATGTCACTCATGATGTCAGTGATAACCCTAATTGTGAGGCTGAAACAGTATACCTGGAGGAATTTTCTGATAATGAGTTGTTGTCCTCAGTCctccctagcatagccaaaagggttaggactaggagaaAAAAGAAAACTGTGGCTCAAAGGTCCCCCAGAAAGAAGATTGATGTTCCAACCTCTTCCAAGACAAAGATGGCAGTCGAGAGTTCCCCCAAGAGGAAAGGTCATGGTCCAGacaaatcttggagcaaagtgGTGCCCAAGAAAAAGAAGACCAA GTGGAAATATGTTTATCAGAAGAGGCTGGCTTTGGAAAGGGAATTAGCTCAGAATGTCCTAGACTGTAAGGATATTATGGACCTTATTCATGAGGCTGGTTTAATGAAGACTGTGACTCAATTCTCAAAGTGCTATAAGATGTTGGTGAAGGAATTTATTGTTAATCTGTCTGAAGAATGTGCTGATGGAAAGTCTAAGGAATTCAGGAAAGTGTATGTGAGAGGCAAATGTGTAAACTTCTCTCCCTCAGTGATCAACAAGTATTTAGGAAGGCCTGATGTAGCTCAACCTGAGCTAGAGGTGACTGACAACaaaatctgtcaagtcatcactgctaatTAA